From the genome of Xiphophorus couchianus chromosome 15, X_couchianus-1.0, whole genome shotgun sequence:
AGATGCGCGCTGTGTGTCAAGTGCAGGGAGCAGCAGATCTGTCATCGTAATGATGTATTCCTCAACCGGTCTCACCCTCTTTCGCTCTCTTCTTGAAGTCTCTGACCCGCACCGTTCCTCCTTGGACATTATCTACAATGGGAAGAGAGGGAtgagtgggggggggggggatcattatatatttaaaatgccaaaacaGTAATTACAACAGATCATCTACATGCACATTTATATAGTCCTAATAACAGAGCTGATGGCCTTTCAGTGCAGACTGGCAGCGGGACGACAATTTCTATAATAACTGCACAACTATGGCTCATCAAATCCCCTGATACAGGAGCAGATGACTCacatttttcagcctctgtcTCGCATTCAGGCGCTGTATAATTATGTAAGGTGTGGACAGGGAGgtgtgtgtgcacacacactTACTGATAAGGCCCGCATCCACAGCTCTGTCAAAGTAATAGGAGAACGCGTAGAACACGTTGCTGTCTTCGAGCTCGTGCGGCTGATGAATAATCCCCTTCACCACCTTGAGGACTTCCTGATAGCAAGGCTTGTATCCCGCACGACCTGAGGGGCAAAACGGAGGCAGGCTGGCAAATTATGTATGTTCTTTTTGAACAATGTTTGCTGAAACTCTTGGAAATGTCAAGCTGGATAATGCTCAAATGTATCACATGCCCTGTTTTAGCCAGTTAAAATGATTAAGGAAAATTACGAAATGCTTTTATAACTTATATCCGACCTGTATCTTGTGTCCTTTACTATTAAGTAGAGCTGAAACGATTCGtcgagtgattcgagtacctcgattattaaaatttgtcGAGGAAAATTGATCTGCCTCGAAGTTTCATTAaattatgctttattatttagcgcgCGTGTTCCACCCGGGTCATTATTTGTGGTGGgcagcgctctcacttccgcccATGAGTTGTTGCTAAGCGCTAGCAGCATGACGCTGAATTGTCCAGCGTTTTCTGAGGTTTTGGGAGACAAACAAGTATTGTTGAATTGTGTGGGGCGATGCTTGGAGTACAACAATTTTTCTGCGCTCAGAACCGCGTCATCAGCGTTTTGGAGCGAAAGAGAGAGATCTGATTACTCGATAATcgtaaaaatattctatagagtactcgattactaaaatattcttttacaacagccctaatatTAAGCCTCATAGCCTCCCGTCTGCTCAGGAGAGCAGCAGATGTCACGGTTGGACAGATTAGAAATAGGGTGGTTGGGTGTCCCGTCATACcgtcagttcccaaaaccacacaatcaaaaaataaataaccttGTAAAAGTGCATGCAGGGTCAGTGTGGCCCCATCAGAGGGCACAAAGCTTGCGAAGACCCCAACAGGGTCAAGGTGCCTTCAGTAGACAACTTGAACCGATCTTACCGTCCTGCTCTCCGCTCACTTGGTAGGTAAGACCTCCGAAGCTCCAGTCGTCCCTGAACTTACTCGGCAGGCAAAGGCTTTTAAAAACCTGCCACTCCAACCCTGGGAGAGAGAGCACACACACAATTAATCTCCTCAACGGTCCAACAGCTTCACACCAGCTTATCACGGCCCGAGCTCGCTGATACCACACCGCTTCTGCAGAAGCTCTTCCCTGACTAATCTCCAGTTATAACATGATATGTATATTAGCATGGAAACTGGAAGTACACCCTTTATCTAGATGGACTGAAGGAAGACTCTCGTGAGTCCCTGCAGCACTGAGAGGCAAAGCGATGACAATGAAGCTCGGTTAACCGTTTGTACCTTCTGCGCCCAGAGCACCCAGGGTGGAGAGACGGGCGGCCATTAGTCCATTTCCAAGAtaactgcaggaaaaaaaaaaagacacgaAACCAACCAAGTGGATTTAACCGGTCATTGTGAAAATTATATTATAGCTAAAATAGTGGTTTGTTACTAACGTCACTTTAAGAAGGCACTAAAAGCTGTACTAAGTACATCTACATCCTGCGACTGTAAGATATCATTTGAAGCTTTTGCATATATTGGCATTTTAAAGACAGAACAAATCTGAAGCAGTAATGCCATCTGCATAATGAGATCCGTTACCTGTGAGTGTACAGCTCAAACGTTGAGTTGAGGAAATCAAACCTGGCAACATAATTGCCGTCAGGAGCGCTCTCGATCGTTTTCTGCAGCAAATTATAAATGTGATATTAAGCTGGTGCAGTTTTCCAGAGAGTGGATCAAAAGTACAGAAAAGTAAGCCGACCCTCAGTTTGGGCAGGAACGTGATCTGTGTGGATCCTCCTCCCAAGTCCAGGATTCCCACAGTCTTCGTGGCGTGAGCGTTCAGAtgacctgaaaaacaaaatgaatcacTGTAATCCAGCATCTGCAGCCGGGAGCAGCTAATCGCTTCCCACCTGAGATCCTATCTTCAAAAGGCCCGCTTCGGCAGACGCGCACCGTTTGAGAAAACATTCCGGCTCGCTCCGTCGGAGAAAGATCACAGAAGTCGGCTTTAGGGAACAAACTCATCCTTGCTCTCATCGGCTTCTATTTTTGGACGTCGGCGCGTAACGCAATAGGACGCCAGGTTAGGAAAACGCACAGAGTCAGGAGAAAACACAAGTCATCTGTGTTACGAAGGAAACAGTTGGATGTTTCGTTAACAAG
Proteins encoded in this window:
- the entpd5b gene encoding ectonucleoside triphosphate diphosphohydrolase 5 isoform X2; the encoded protein is MFHSIKPGLSAYADYPETAGETVRMLLKVAKKTVPRLDWKRTPLVLRATAGLRLLPAAKAQALLDQVQLVFDESPFLVPDNSVSIMNGTNEGILAWISLNFLTGHLNAHATKTVGILDLGGGSTQITFLPKLRKTIESAPDGNYVARFDFLNSTFELYTHSYLGNGLMAARLSTLGALGAEGLEWQVFKSLCLPSKFRDDWSFGGLTYQVSGEQDGRAGYKPCYQEVLKVVKGIIHQPHELEDSNVFYAFSYYFDRAVDAGLINNVQGGTVRVRDFKKRAKEACNKMSEFPAVSPFLCMDLTYITCLLKDGFGFKDSTVLQLTKKVKNVEASWALGAMLDHFHKLTIH